GATTGAGTCTGGACGTGATTCTGAACACGCACCTGCATTTTGACCACATCCAGGGCAATGCGGCCCTTGTCTCGGCCACGGGTGCGGCCGTGCGGGCGGGCGCCGCGGATGCGTACCTGCTCGACACGGAGCTGGGCGGCGGCGGAATGATGGGATTGCCGCGCACTCCGCCTTTTTCCTACGAACCTCTGGCGGAAGGGGAGACGGAGTTTCTGGGCGCATCCTGCCGGGTCATGTCCACTCCGGGCCACAGTCCGGGCAGTCTGTCCTTTTATTTTCCCGATCTGAACGCGGTTTTCGTGGGCGATCTGCTGTTTTACCGATCCGTTGGGCGCACGGATTTCTCTGGCGGGTCCCATGCGGAGCTTGCGCGTTCCGTCCGCTCTAAAATATTTTCCCTGCCTGCGGACACTGTGGTGTATCCCGGGCATGGCCCGGAAACCACCGTGGGCTCCGAGCAGCTGAACAATCCGTTTTTCACCGAGTTTGTGCGCTAGCCGCGCGCGGGCCGGAATGGAGCTTCCATGATTCCCGAAGGCGAGCACGATCTGCGGAATCAGTGTTGACATGTGGGTGTGGACGCCGGTTGGCGTCTGCGGTTTTCCCGGAAAGACCGGGAGGTGTTCTGGGTGCGTCCCGAAGTGGTCCCGCAGTTGGAAAACGTCCTGTATATCGCCACGGACTGGACTCTGGAACTGCATCCCGCCGGGGAGTGGCTCCGGGCCGTGTACACGCGCAAGGCCCGGCCGTGAGTTCTCCGCTGGTGCTGTCCCTGAGCCCGCGCGCCGGAGGCAATTCCGAAGCGGCGGCCCGCCTGTTCGCGGCCTCGCTGGCGCGTCCCGTTGCCGCACATTTTCTGCGCGATTATGAAATCCTTCCCTGCACGGGCTGCGGGCGCTGCGCCGGGTCCGGCCGTTGCGTCCTGGCGGGCCGCGACCATGCGGAAGAGCTTTTCTCCATGCTGAAGGCCGCTTCGGGCGTGGCCCTGTGTGCTCCGGTTTATTTCTACCATCTTCCGGCCCAGGCCAAAGCCTGGGTGGATCGCGCCCAGAGCCGCTACGTCGTCCGCCGGGAGCATCCCTGTGCCGGTCCGCCTCTTCCGGCCTGGATCACGCTCATTGCCGGGCGGCCGCGCGGAGAGAAGCTTTTCGCCGGTATTCTGCCTACCTTGCGCTATTTTCTGGAAGTCTTTCATTTTCAGATTGTGGATACGGTCTTGCTGCGCGACCTGGACGGCCCTTCGG
Above is a window of Desulfomicrobium orale DSM 12838 DNA encoding:
- a CDS encoding MBL fold metallo-hydrolase; the protein is MNVTVMQLGPLETNCYIVHSEARALVIDPGGEAEKILAFLDKSGLSLDVILNTHLHFDHIQGNAALVSATGAAVRAGAADAYLLDTELGGGGMMGLPRTPPFSYEPLAEGETEFLGASCRVMSTPGHSPGSLSFYFPDLNAVFVGDLLFYRSVGRTDFSGGSHAELARSVRSKIFSLPADTVVYPGHGPETTVGSEQLNNPFFTEFVR
- a CDS encoding flavodoxin family protein — its product is MSSPLVLSLSPRAGGNSEAAARLFAASLARPVAAHFLRDYEILPCTGCGRCAGSGRCVLAGRDHAEELFSMLKAASGVALCAPVYFYHLPAQAKAWVDRAQSRYVVRREHPCAGPPLPAWITLIAGRPRGEKLFAGILPTLRYFLEVFHFQIVDTVLLRDLDGPSDLARDAAAAEAVARMARMSGF